The following coding sequences lie in one Pseudomonas syringae CC1557 genomic window:
- the accC gene encoding acetyl-CoA carboxylase biotin carboxylase subunit, with product MLEKVLIANRGEIALRILRACKELGIKTVAVHSTADRELMHLGLADETVCIGPAPANLSYLNIPAIISAAEVTGATAIHPGYGFLAENADFAEQVEKSGFAFIGPKADTIRLMGDKVSAKDAMKLANVPTVPGSDGPLPEDEETALRIGREVGYPVIIKAAGGGGGRGMRVVHREEDLIEAASQTRAEAAAWFSNPMVYLEKYLTNPRHVEIQVLSDGQGQAIHLGDRDCSLQRRHQKVLEEAPAPFIDEQARTDVLAACVKACVDIGYRGAGTFEFLYENGRFYFIEMNTRVQVEHPVSEMVTGIDIVKEMLSIAAGNKLSYTQDDVVIKGHALECRINAEDPKTFVPSPGLVKHFHAPGGNGVRVDSHLYSGYKVPSNYDSLIGKVITWGATREEAMARMRNALDEIVVDGIKTNIPLHRDLTRDEGFCEGGVNIHYLEHKLANQ from the coding sequence ATGTTGGAAAAAGTTCTGATCGCCAACCGCGGCGAAATTGCCTTGCGCATCTTGCGTGCCTGTAAAGAACTGGGCATCAAGACCGTCGCTGTACACTCCACGGCAGATCGCGAGCTGATGCACCTGGGCCTGGCAGACGAAACCGTCTGCATCGGTCCGGCACCGGCCAATCTGTCCTACCTGAACATCCCCGCGATCATCTCCGCGGCTGAAGTGACCGGCGCCACGGCGATTCACCCAGGCTACGGTTTCCTGGCGGAAAACGCCGATTTCGCCGAACAGGTCGAAAAATCCGGCTTTGCCTTCATCGGCCCGAAAGCAGACACCATTCGCCTGATGGGCGACAAGGTGTCGGCCAAGGACGCCATGAAGCTGGCCAACGTGCCAACCGTTCCGGGTTCCGACGGCCCGCTGCCGGAAGACGAAGAAACCGCTCTGCGTATCGGTCGCGAAGTCGGTTATCCGGTGATCATCAAGGCCGCCGGTGGCGGTGGTGGTCGTGGCATGCGTGTGGTTCATCGCGAAGAAGACCTGATCGAAGCCGCTTCCCAGACCCGTGCCGAAGCGGCAGCCTGGTTCAGCAACCCGATGGTCTATCTGGAAAAATACCTGACCAACCCACGCCACGTGGAAATTCAGGTCCTTTCCGATGGCCAGGGCCAGGCAATTCACCTGGGCGACCGCGATTGCTCGCTGCAACGTCGCCACCAGAAGGTTCTGGAAGAAGCACCGGCACCGTTCATCGACGAACAGGCTCGTACCGATGTACTGGCCGCCTGCGTCAAGGCGTGCGTCGATATCGGCTATCGCGGCGCGGGTACTTTCGAGTTCCTGTACGAGAACGGTCGTTTCTACTTCATCGAAATGAACACCCGTGTTCAGGTGGAGCATCCGGTTTCGGAAATGGTGACTGGCATCGACATCGTCAAGGAGATGCTCAGCATCGCCGCCGGCAACAAACTGTCGTACACCCAGGATGACGTCGTCATCAAGGGTCATGCGCTGGAATGCCGGATCAACGCTGAAGACCCGAAAACCTTCGTTCCGAGCCCGGGCCTGGTCAAGCATTTCCATGCGCCAGGCGGCAACGGCGTGCGAGTCGACTCGCACCTGTACAGCGGTTACAAGGTGCCGTCGAACTACGACTCGTTGATCGGCAAGGTGATCACCTGGGGCGCGACTCGTGAAGAAGCCATGGCACGCATGCGCAATGCCCTGGACGAAATCGTGGTCGACGGGATCAAGACCAATATCCCGCTGCACCGTGATCTGACCCGCGATGAAGGCTTCTGCGAAGGCGGCGTCAACATCCACTACCTGGAACACAAACTGGCCAATCAATAA
- the dusB gene encoding tRNA dihydrouridine synthase DusB produces the protein MSAVRIGPYTVHNGLVLAPMAGVTDQPFRQLCRQLGAGLVVSEMVTSDMSLWNSRKSRLRMIHEGDPEPRSVQIAGGDPQMLADAARANVELGAQIIDINMGCPAKKVCNKAAGSALLKDEQLVNDILQAVVAAVDVPVTLKIRTGWDRDNRNGLTVARIAEQAGIQALAVHGRTRADLYTGEAEYDTIAMIKQAVSIPVFANGDIDSPEKARRVLQATGADGLLIGRAAQGRPWIFREIEHYLRTGETLPALQLSEVERILLEHLAALHVFYGDVMGVRIARKHVGWYLATLPGAREFRALFNRLEDTEAQCANVREFFSQGCKGPDNQNDNEVAA, from the coding sequence ATGTCGGCAGTACGCATCGGCCCATATACAGTGCACAACGGCTTGGTTCTCGCCCCGATGGCGGGCGTCACCGACCAGCCTTTCCGTCAGTTGTGCCGCCAGCTCGGTGCGGGCCTGGTGGTGTCGGAAATGGTCACCAGTGACATGAGCCTGTGGAACAGCCGCAAATCGCGGCTGCGCATGATCCACGAAGGTGATCCCGAGCCACGCTCGGTACAGATCGCTGGTGGTGACCCGCAAATGCTGGCCGATGCAGCACGTGCCAATGTCGAACTGGGCGCCCAGATCATCGACATCAACATGGGTTGCCCGGCCAAGAAGGTATGTAACAAGGCGGCCGGTTCGGCGCTGCTGAAAGACGAGCAACTGGTCAATGACATCCTGCAGGCCGTGGTGGCGGCAGTCGATGTGCCCGTCACGTTGAAGATCCGCACCGGCTGGGATCGCGACAACCGTAACGGTCTGACTGTGGCCAGGATCGCCGAGCAGGCCGGAATTCAGGCATTGGCGGTACACGGGCGCACCCGGGCCGATCTTTATACCGGTGAAGCTGAATACGACACTATCGCCATGATCAAGCAGGCGGTGTCGATTCCGGTCTTTGCCAATGGCGACATTGATTCACCCGAAAAGGCCCGACGTGTACTCCAGGCCACCGGCGCAGACGGATTACTGATTGGCAGGGCCGCCCAGGGGCGTCCCTGGATTTTTCGCGAGATAGAACACTACCTGCGCACCGGAGAAACACTCCCGGCCCTGCAGTTGAGTGAAGTGGAACGCATTCTGCTTGAGCATCTGGCAGCGCTCCACGTTTTCTATGGCGACGTGATGGGCGTGCGCATTGCACGCAAGCATGTCGGCTGGTATCTCGCAACCCTGCCGGGCGCCAGAGAGTTTCGCGCCCTCTTCAATCGTTTGGAAGATACGGAAGCACAGTGCGCCAACGTTCGGGAGTTCTTCAGCCAAGGCTGCAAGGGCCCGGATAACCAGAATGATAACGAGGTGGCCGCATGA
- the prmA gene encoding 50S ribosomal protein L11 methyltransferase, whose amino-acid sequence MPWLQVRLAISPEQAETYEDALLEVGAVSVTFMDAEDQPIFEPELNTTPLWTHTHLLALFEADTNAEMVLAHLSLLTGAELPEHSAEVIEDQDWERSWMDNFQPMRFGQRLWIVPSWHVAPEPDAVNLLLDPGLAFGTGTHPTTALCLEWLDGQDLKGCNVLDFGCGSGILAIAALLLGAEQAVGTDIDVQALEASRDNAGRNHIAAERFPLYLPQDLPAQQADVLVANILAGPLVSLAPQLTTLVKTGGRLALSGILAEQGEEVAAAYAESFVLDPIANRDGWVRITGRRR is encoded by the coding sequence ATGCCTTGGCTGCAAGTCCGTCTCGCCATCAGCCCAGAACAAGCCGAAACCTACGAGGACGCCCTGCTTGAAGTCGGCGCCGTGTCCGTGACGTTCATGGATGCCGAAGACCAGCCGATTTTCGAACCCGAGCTCAATACCACGCCGCTGTGGACGCACACCCACTTGCTGGCGCTGTTCGAAGCGGACACCAATGCCGAAATGGTCCTTGCTCATCTGAGCCTGCTGACCGGCGCAGAACTGCCCGAACACAGCGCCGAAGTCATCGAGGATCAGGACTGGGAACGCAGCTGGATGGACAACTTCCAGCCAATGCGTTTTGGCCAGCGCCTGTGGATCGTCCCTAGCTGGCATGTAGCGCCGGAGCCCGACGCGGTCAACCTGCTGCTCGATCCGGGCCTGGCATTCGGCACCGGCACGCACCCGACCACCGCCCTGTGCCTTGAGTGGCTTGATGGTCAGGACCTCAAAGGCTGCAACGTCCTGGATTTCGGTTGCGGCTCGGGCATTCTGGCCATCGCCGCGCTGCTGCTGGGAGCCGAACAGGCGGTGGGCACCGACATCGACGTACAGGCGCTGGAAGCCTCGCGCGACAACGCCGGGCGCAACCATATCGCTGCCGAACGTTTCCCACTGTACCTGCCGCAGGACCTGCCCGCTCAGCAAGCCGACGTACTGGTGGCCAATATTCTGGCCGGACCGCTGGTTTCGCTGGCCCCGCAATTGACCACGCTGGTCAAGACCGGCGGTCGCCTGGCGCTGTCCGGGATCCTGGCCGAACAGGGCGAAGAAGTCGCTGCGGCCTATGCTGAAAGCTTTGTGCTTGACCCGATCGCAAACCGTGATGGCTGGGTACGCATCACGGGCCGCCGCCGTTAA
- the purD gene encoding phosphoribosylamine--glycine ligase yields the protein MNILIIGSGGREHALAWKVAQDPRVQKVFVAPGNAGTAIEAKCENVNIDVLALEQLADFAEKNVSLTIVGPEVPLVAGVVDLFRSRGLDCFGPTAGAAQLEGSKAFTKDFLARHKIPTADYQNFTEIEPALAYLREKGAPIVIKADGLAAGKGVIVAMTLTEAEDAVRDMLAGNAFGDAGSRVVIEEFLDGEEASFIVMVDGKNVLPMATSQDHKRVGDGDSGPNTGGMGAYSPAPVVTPDVHQRVMDLVIWPTVRGMAEEGNVYTGFLYAGLMIDKAGNPKVIEFNCRFGDPETQPVMLRLQSSLVLLIEAALAQALNKVEARWDPRPSLGIVLAAGGYPGDYAKGAIIEGLEEAAQLEGKIFHAGTALQDDRVVTSGGRVLCATALGDSVGSAQQNAYALASKVDWEGCFYRNDIGYRAIARERGEEQQ from the coding sequence ATGAATATTTTGATCATTGGCAGCGGCGGTCGTGAACACGCCCTGGCCTGGAAAGTCGCTCAGGACCCTCGTGTTCAGAAGGTGTTTGTCGCACCCGGCAATGCGGGCACGGCGATTGAAGCCAAATGCGAGAACGTGAACATCGACGTTCTGGCGCTTGAGCAACTGGCGGACTTCGCAGAAAAGAACGTTTCCCTGACCATCGTCGGTCCTGAAGTCCCGCTGGTTGCAGGCGTTGTCGATCTGTTCCGCAGCCGTGGCCTGGATTGCTTCGGCCCGACTGCCGGTGCCGCGCAGCTTGAAGGCTCCAAAGCGTTCACCAAGGACTTTCTGGCGCGCCACAAGATCCCGACTGCCGACTATCAGAACTTCACCGAGATCGAGCCTGCACTGGCGTATCTGCGTGAAAAAGGCGCTCCGATCGTCATCAAGGCCGACGGTCTGGCAGCCGGCAAGGGCGTCATCGTGGCCATGACCCTGACCGAAGCCGAAGACGCGGTACGCGACATGCTGGCCGGTAATGCCTTTGGCGATGCCGGTTCGCGCGTCGTCATCGAAGAATTTCTGGATGGCGAAGAAGCCAGCTTCATCGTCATGGTCGATGGCAAGAACGTACTGCCAATGGCCACCAGCCAGGACCACAAGCGTGTCGGTGATGGCGACAGCGGCCCGAACACTGGTGGCATGGGTGCCTACTCCCCTGCCCCGGTAGTCACCCCCGACGTTCATCAACGTGTCATGGACCTGGTGATCTGGCCAACAGTGCGTGGCATGGCCGAGGAAGGTAACGTTTATACCGGTTTCCTCTATGCCGGTCTGATGATCGACAAGGCTGGCAACCCCAAAGTGATCGAATTCAACTGCCGCTTTGGCGATCCGGAAACCCAGCCGGTCATGTTGCGCCTGCAGTCGAGCCTGGTGTTGCTGATCGAAGCGGCACTGGCGCAGGCACTGAACAAGGTCGAAGCCCGATGGGACCCGCGTCCGAGCCTCGGTATCGTGCTGGCGGCCGGTGGCTATCCTGGTGATTACGCCAAAGGCGCAATCATCGAGGGGCTAGAAGAAGCTGCGCAACTGGAAGGCAAGATATTCCACGCGGGCACCGCCTTGCAGGATGATCGTGTCGTGACCAGTGGCGGTCGTGTACTGTGTGCCACAGCACTGGGTGACAGTGTCGGCAGCGCGCAGCAAAATGCCTACGCGCTGGCATCAAAAGTCGATTGGGAAGGTTGTTTTTACCGTAATGACATTGGCTACCGCGCCATTGCCCGCGAGCGTGGCGAAGAACAGCAATAA
- a CDS encoding DUF3426 domain-containing protein: MTDSFVTQCPHCQTSFRVSHAQLSVARGVVRCGACLQVFNAARQLLEQRAIDDSERTAAAPLPAVIEPPLPEQSATPEPKLAPEPAPLKAVEDDDDIWQVSEMDLDNLNLDEELARLEQRETRRPDTFGHTASTADNDTLSLTAKRDTRQTDEAAWVDTVHNDDVEHLPELHAEVVSPADSIEEPEPASDNNRTEPSLSLDKDLDDDEPNLPVITQRKALPVEKVERWSAVDDDDQDDDHEPEPDPRSKRARNEPAVRDQALLDLTDDPLQLDWQPPRPRRGRRFAWIVLVVLALAGLAGQYIWYHFDQLARQDQYRPWFQEICPQIGCKVPTKVDISQLKSSNLVVRSHPEFQGALVVDAIIYNRAPFSQPFPLLELRFSDTSGQLIASRRFKPSEYLSGELAGKEEMPPQTPIHIALDILDPGAKAVNYSLNFRSPE, translated from the coding sequence ATGACCGACAGTTTTGTCACCCAGTGCCCGCACTGCCAGACCAGTTTCCGAGTCAGCCACGCGCAATTGAGCGTAGCGCGAGGCGTGGTGCGTTGCGGAGCCTGCCTGCAGGTTTTCAACGCCGCCCGGCAATTGCTGGAACAGCGCGCCATCGACGACTCCGAGCGGACGGCGGCTGCGCCGTTACCCGCCGTCATCGAGCCACCGCTGCCCGAGCAGTCCGCTACGCCGGAGCCGAAACTCGCGCCAGAACCCGCGCCGCTCAAGGCCGTAGAGGATGATGACGACATATGGCAGGTCAGCGAGATGGATCTCGACAACCTGAACCTGGACGAAGAGCTGGCGCGCCTTGAACAGCGCGAGACCCGCCGGCCCGACACCTTCGGACACACAGCCAGCACTGCCGATAACGACACGCTGAGCCTTACGGCCAAGCGCGACACTCGCCAGACCGACGAAGCCGCCTGGGTCGACACGGTACACAACGACGATGTCGAGCATTTGCCGGAACTGCACGCCGAGGTCGTTTCGCCTGCCGATTCGATTGAAGAGCCGGAGCCTGCTTCAGACAACAACCGCACCGAGCCTTCACTGTCCCTGGATAAAGACCTCGACGATGACGAGCCCAACCTGCCCGTCATCACTCAGCGCAAAGCCCTGCCTGTCGAGAAAGTCGAACGCTGGTCAGCCGTGGACGACGATGACCAGGACGACGATCATGAGCCAGAGCCTGATCCACGCAGCAAACGCGCACGCAATGAACCGGCAGTCCGCGATCAGGCGCTGCTGGACCTGACCGACGACCCACTGCAACTGGACTGGCAGCCGCCCAGGCCGCGCCGGGGAAGGCGCTTTGCCTGGATCGTGCTGGTGGTGCTGGCGCTGGCTGGTCTGGCGGGGCAATACATCTGGTATCACTTCGATCAACTGGCGCGCCAAGACCAATACCGCCCCTGGTTTCAGGAAATCTGCCCGCAGATTGGCTGCAAGGTGCCGACCAAAGTCGACATTTCCCAGCTCAAAAGCAGCAACCTGGTGGTGCGCAGCCATCCCGAGTTTCAGGGGGCGCTGGTGGTCGACGCGATCATCTATAACCGCGCACCGTTTTCGCAGCCATTCCCGCTGCTGGAGCTGCGCTTTTCCGACACCAGCGGTCAGTTGATTGCCAGTCGTCGGTTCAAACCGAGCGAATACCTGAGCGGCGAACTGGCCGGCAAGGAAGAGATGCCGCCGCAGACGCCGATCCATATTGCGCTGGACATCCTTGATCCGGGCGCCAAAGCCGTCAATTACAGCCTGAACTTCCGCTCTCCGGAATGA
- the retS gene encoding hybrid sensor histidine kinase/response regulator RetS produces the protein MRWLRIAIASTVGLLTLLFMLSAQAEHGAGWSTLLDENASLTLDEIRSARYQNQFSPIELERVTATERSGAVWLHYRLHPTQHEQLLRIFAPDLVSADMYVMDGDQLVDHLRTGNEVPIEDQRLPSNDFLLPIPQSAASLDIYLRLVSAQKMRPSITLEQAIQSAADETEPFLFGLLFGALAMLIVQNLTRYGHTRSRSNLWLAACESLLGLSALLLLNLLRPIDPWRIAQTPSAHLALLLAAVAGLIYTYCFFVHRNARKLDRLLLGNAVLMGLGALIVLFDSTLPINILTFVLVSLTTLSILAVSVWHWQKGYRSARLFVLGMITFNIGYMVVLPGLLWLSLIPPQWLILALLTVFCISGLLMSLALSERHRSITEDRFSLSRDQAASTAEINAKAEFLAKISHEIRTPMNGVLGMTELLLGTPLSVKQRDYVQTIHSAGNELLTLINEILDITKLESGQIELDDVQFDISALVEDCLNIFRAKAEQQQVELISLIQPQVPRVINGDPTRLRQTLLSLLENALKKTDEGEILLAVALETSKTGPSRLRIAVQDSGESLSDEERDELLHAELHSRNFLASSRLGGHLGLVIARQLIVLMDGEFGIQNSGTPGNTLWLTLPLDAKLLEQPTIDLDSPLKDARVLVVDDNDTCRKVLVQQCSAWGLHVSAVASGKEALALLRTKAHLRDYFDVVLLDQNMPGMTGMQLAAKIKEDPSLNHDILLIMLTGISNAPSKIIARNSGIKRILAKPVAGYTLKTTLADELTQLNKGVTPPKSSPVFNTPVSVPSDFRILVAEDNSISTKVIRGMLGKLNLNPDTASNGEEALRAMKAQRYDLVLMDCEMPILDGFSATEQLRAWEVGNQRVRTPVVALTAHILTEHKDRARQAGMDGHMAKPIELSQLRELVEHWVAHRDKARGLTSAGELYQQN, from the coding sequence GTGCGCTGGCTCAGGATTGCCATAGCCTCAACGGTCGGATTGTTGACCTTGCTGTTCATGCTGTCAGCTCAGGCAGAACATGGCGCAGGCTGGTCAACGCTGCTCGACGAAAACGCCAGCCTGACGCTGGATGAAATCCGTTCTGCGCGCTATCAGAATCAATTCAGCCCCATTGAACTGGAACGCGTCACTGCTACCGAGCGCAGCGGTGCGGTGTGGCTGCATTACCGGTTGCACCCCACCCAGCATGAGCAACTGCTGCGCATCTTCGCGCCGGACCTGGTCAGTGCCGACATGTATGTCATGGACGGTGACCAACTGGTCGATCACCTGCGCACCGGCAATGAGGTGCCCATTGAAGATCAGCGCCTGCCTTCCAACGATTTCCTGCTGCCCATCCCGCAAAGCGCAGCCTCTCTGGATATTTACCTGAGGCTTGTGTCGGCCCAGAAAATGCGCCCCAGCATTACGCTGGAACAGGCAATCCAGAGCGCTGCAGACGAGACCGAACCGTTTCTGTTCGGCCTGCTGTTTGGCGCCCTGGCGATGCTGATCGTGCAGAACCTGACGCGCTACGGGCATACCCGCTCACGCAGCAATCTGTGGCTGGCAGCCTGTGAGTCATTGCTCGGACTCAGCGCACTGCTGCTGCTCAACCTGCTGCGCCCAATCGACCCGTGGCGAATCGCCCAAACGCCCAGTGCGCACCTGGCCTTGCTGTTGGCTGCCGTGGCGGGACTGATCTACACCTATTGTTTCTTCGTCCATCGCAATGCACGCAAGCTTGATCGACTGCTGTTGGGCAACGCCGTACTCATGGGGCTTGGCGCGCTGATAGTGCTGTTCGACAGCACGCTGCCGATCAACATCCTGACCTTTGTACTGGTGTCGCTTACCACCCTGAGCATCCTCGCGGTGTCGGTATGGCACTGGCAGAAAGGCTATCGTTCGGCACGTCTGTTCGTGCTGGGAATGATCACCTTCAATATTGGCTACATGGTGGTCCTGCCGGGCCTCTTATGGCTGAGTCTGATCCCGCCACAATGGCTGATACTCGCGTTGCTGACGGTGTTCTGCATCAGCGGCCTGCTGATGAGCCTGGCCCTGAGCGAACGCCATCGCAGCATCACTGAAGACCGCTTCAGCCTCAGCCGTGATCAGGCCGCCAGTACCGCTGAAATCAATGCCAAGGCAGAATTTCTGGCCAAGATCAGCCATGAGATACGCACGCCCATGAACGGCGTGCTGGGCATGACCGAGCTGTTGCTCGGCACGCCGCTTTCGGTCAAGCAACGCGACTACGTACAGACGATTCACAGTGCCGGCAACGAGCTTCTGACGCTGATCAACGAGATTCTCGACATCACCAAGCTTGAATCAGGGCAGATCGAACTCGACGATGTGCAGTTCGATATCAGCGCGCTGGTTGAGGATTGCCTGAATATTTTCCGCGCCAAGGCCGAGCAGCAGCAGGTCGAGCTGATCAGCCTTATCCAGCCGCAGGTGCCCCGCGTTATCAACGGCGATCCGACCCGCTTGCGTCAAACGCTGCTGAGCCTGTTGGAAAACGCCCTGAAGAAAACCGACGAAGGCGAAATCCTGCTGGCTGTGGCGCTGGAAACGTCGAAGACCGGCCCGTCTCGCCTGCGCATTGCGGTTCAGGACAGCGGCGAGTCGCTGTCCGACGAAGAGCGCGACGAACTGCTGCATGCCGAACTGCACAGCAGGAACTTCCTCGCCAGCAGCAGGCTCGGCGGTCATCTGGGGCTGGTGATTGCCCGACAGTTGATCGTGTTGATGGACGGCGAATTCGGTATTCAGAACAGCGGCACGCCAGGCAACACGCTGTGGCTGACCCTGCCACTGGACGCCAAACTGCTGGAGCAGCCGACCATCGATCTGGACAGCCCATTGAAAGATGCCCGCGTGCTGGTGGTCGACGACAACGATACCTGCCGCAAGGTACTGGTCCAGCAATGCAGCGCCTGGGGCCTGCATGTCAGTGCCGTGGCGTCCGGCAAGGAGGCACTCGCCCTGCTGCGCACCAAGGCGCACCTGCGCGACTATTTCGACGTGGTCCTGCTGGACCAGAACATGCCCGGCATGACCGGCATGCAACTGGCCGCCAAGATCAAGGAAGACCCAAGCCTGAACCATGACATCCTGCTGATCATGCTCACCGGCATCAGCAATGCGCCCAGCAAGATCATTGCCCGCAACTCCGGCATCAAGCGCATTCTGGCCAAACCGGTGGCGGGCTATACGCTCAAGACCACCCTGGCCGATGAACTGACTCAACTGAACAAAGGCGTCACGCCACCCAAGTCCAGCCCGGTGTTCAACACCCCGGTCAGCGTGCCGAGCGACTTCCGCATCCTGGTGGCCGAAGACAACAGCATCTCGACCAAGGTAATTCGCGGCATGCTCGGCAAGCTCAATCTGAATCCCGACACCGCGAGCAATGGTGAAGAAGCGCTACGCGCCATGAAAGCGCAGCGCTACGACCTGGTGCTGATGGATTGCGAAATGCCGATCCTTGACGGCTTCTCGGCCACCGAGCAACTGCGCGCCTGGGAGGTCGGCAATCAGCGGGTGCGCACACCGGTTGTGGCACTGACCGCGCACATCCTCACTGAACACAAGGATCGCGCACGTCAGGCCGGGATGGACGGCCATATGGCCAAGCCTATCGAGTTGTCGCAACTGCGCGAGCTGGTCGAGCATTGGGTGGCGCATCGCGACAAGGCACGCGGGCTGACCTCGGCCGGCGAGCTGTATCAACAGAACTGA
- the purH gene encoding bifunctional phosphoribosylaminoimidazolecarboxamide formyltransferase/IMP cyclohydrolase: MTDQTTRLPIRRALISVSDKTGILEFARELEALGVEILSTGGTFKLLKDNGVAAVEVADYTGFAEMMDGRVKTLHPKIHGGILGRRGIDDAIMNEHGIKPIDLVAVNLYPFEATVSKPGCDLPTAIENIDIGGPTMVRSAAKNHKDVAIVVNAGDYSQVLENLKAGGLTYAQRFELMLKAFEHTAAYDGMIANYLGGVDQTAETLSTEGRSQFPRTFNTQFVKAQEMRYGENPHQSAAFYVEAKPAEVGIATATQLQGKELSFNNVADTDAALECVKSFVKPACVIVKHANPCGVAVCPDDEGGIRQAYELAYATDSESAFGGIIAFNRELDAATAKAIVERQFVEVIIAPSVSAEARTIIASKANVRLLTSGQWSERLPAWDYKRVNGGLLVQSRDIGMITEADLKVVTRRAPTEHEMHDLIFAWKVAKYVKSNAIVYARNRQTIGVGAGQMSRVNSARIAAIKAEHAGLQVQGAVMASDAFFPFRDGIDNAAKVGITAVIQPGGSMRDNEVIAAADEAGIAMVFTGMRHFRH, encoded by the coding sequence ATGACCGACCAGACTACCCGCCTGCCGATCCGCCGCGCTCTGATCAGCGTATCCGACAAGACAGGAATCCTCGAATTTGCCCGTGAGCTTGAAGCGCTGGGCGTCGAGATTCTTTCCACTGGCGGTACTTTCAAGCTGCTGAAGGACAACGGCGTTGCGGCAGTCGAAGTGGCCGATTACACCGGCTTCGCTGAAATGATGGACGGCCGCGTCAAGACCCTGCACCCGAAGATCCACGGCGGCATTCTGGGTCGTCGCGGTATCGACGACGCCATCATGAACGAGCACGGCATCAAGCCGATCGATCTGGTAGCGGTCAATCTGTACCCGTTTGAAGCCACAGTGTCCAAACCGGGTTGCGACCTGCCGACCGCCATCGAGAACATCGACATTGGCGGCCCGACCATGGTCCGTTCCGCGGCCAAGAACCACAAGGATGTCGCAATTGTGGTCAACGCCGGTGATTACAGCCAGGTCCTGGAAAACCTCAAGGCGGGAGGCCTGACCTACGCACAGCGTTTCGAGCTGATGCTCAAGGCGTTCGAACACACCGCTGCCTACGACGGCATGATCGCCAACTACCTGGGCGGTGTCGACCAGACGGCCGAAACCCTCAGCACCGAAGGCCGCAGCCAGTTCCCGCGCACCTTCAATACCCAGTTCGTCAAGGCCCAGGAAATGCGCTACGGCGAGAACCCGCACCAGAGCGCGGCGTTCTACGTTGAAGCCAAACCCGCCGAAGTCGGCATCGCCACCGCGACCCAGCTGCAGGGCAAAGAGCTGTCGTTCAACAACGTGGCCGACACCGATGCTGCACTGGAATGCGTCAAGAGCTTCGTCAAACCCGCCTGCGTGATCGTCAAACACGCCAACCCGTGTGGCGTTGCAGTCTGCCCGGATGACGAAGGCGGTATTCGCCAGGCTTACGAGCTGGCCTACGCCACCGATTCGGAATCGGCTTTTGGTGGCATCATTGCCTTTAACCGCGAGCTGGATGCGGCAACCGCCAAGGCCATCGTCGAGCGTCAGTTCGTCGAAGTCATCATCGCACCGAGCGTCAGTGCCGAAGCGCGCACCATCATCGCCAGCAAAGCCAACGTGCGCCTGCTGACCAGCGGCCAGTGGAGCGAGCGCCTGCCAGCCTGGGACTACAAGCGTGTCAACGGCGGCCTGCTGGTGCAGAGCCGCGACATCGGCATGATCACCGAAGCCGACCTCAAGGTCGTCACCCGCCGTGCGCCGACCGAACACGAAATGCACGACCTGATCTTTGCCTGGAAAGTCGCCAAGTACGTGAAGTCCAACGCTATCGTCTACGCCCGCAACCGCCAGACCATCGGCGTCGGCGCAGGCCAGATGAGCCGCGTGAACTCGGCACGTATCGCTGCCATCAAGGCGGAGCATGCAGGCTTGCAGGTACAGGGCGCAGTCATGGCCTCCGATGCATTCTTCCCGTTTCGCGACGGTATCGACAACGCGGCCAAGGTCGGCATCACCGCCGTCATCCAGCCAGGCGGCTCGATGCGCGACAACGAAGTGATTGCTGCGGCAGACGAAGCCGGCATTGCGATGGTGTTCACCGGCATGCGCCATTTCAGGCATTAA
- the fis gene encoding DNA-binding transcriptional regulator Fis: protein MTLMTETLVSGTTPVSDNVNLKQHLNTPSEEGQTLRGSVEKALHNYFAHLEGASVTDVYNLVLSEVEAPLLESVMNYVKGNQTKASELLGLNRGTLRKKLKQYDLL from the coding sequence ATGACGTTGATGACCGAGACTTTAGTGAGTGGAACAACACCCGTGAGCGACAATGTCAATTTGAAACAGCACCTCAACACGCCGAGCGAAGAGGGTCAGACCCTGCGCGGAAGCGTCGAGAAGGCGTTGCACAATTATTTCGCCCACCTCGAAGGCGCATCCGTCACTGACGTCTACAACCTGGTGTTGTCGGAAGTCGAGGCCCCGCTTCTGGAAAGCGTGATGAACTACGTCAAGGGCAACCAGACCAAGGCCTCCGAGCTGCTGGGGCTGAACCGCGGCACGCTGCGCAAGAAACTCAAACAGTACGATCTGCTTTAA